In Thermodesulfovibrionales bacterium, a single genomic region encodes these proteins:
- a CDS encoding MerR family transcriptional regulator, with translation MAKRKLVKELTEEEKKGMPLYPIGIVSELLGTTDQTLRLYEKHGLIIPARRNKNRFYSENDIKWLRCVRDLIHVRKISIEGIKKLLDYAPCWEITACPNERKEECSAFIDRSKPCWELSRMICNKEAGKDCDDCVVFLSRRKKGRG, from the coding sequence ATGGCTAAAAGGAAACTGGTAAAGGAATTAACAGAAGAAGAGAAAAAGGGGATGCCTCTCTATCCCATTGGGATCGTTTCAGAACTCCTCGGGACAACGGACCAGACACTCAGACTCTACGAAAAACACGGCCTCATCATCCCTGCGCGGCGAAACAAGAACAGGTTCTACTCTGAGAATGATATCAAGTGGCTCAGGTGCGTGAGGGACCTTATCCACGTAAGGAAGATAAGCATAGAGGGGATAAAGAAACTTCTTGATTATGCCCCGTGCTGGGAGATTACCGCCTGCCCTAACGAGAGGAAGGAAGAGTGTTCCGCCTTTATCGACAGAAGTAAACCCTGCTGGGAACTCAGCAGGATGATCTGCAACAAGGAAGCTGGCAAGGACTGCGACGACTGCGTCGTATTTCTCTCACGGCGCAAAAAGGGGAGGGGTTAA
- a CDS encoding PBP1A family penicillin-binding protein, translating into MGKKRRKVFWAAILITAAILTGILTGGYIAVAKGIPSIAELKQYKAIPGTKVYADDDALIGELKIEKGIFVPLDRMPRHLINAVVAVEDSRFWKHKGIDYLAILRAAIKDVIHAGIREGGSTITQQLTKITFLTSERTVQRKLREVALATKIEKNMTKNEILELYLNKVYLGHGAYGMEMASRVYFGKSVTQVTLAEAALLAGLIRAPSIYSPYNNLMKAKDRQDTVLTRMEEEGFIKRGEKEKALKQPLNLSTLRRGLESNNYFIEYVRKYLEDRYGTETVYKGGLHVYTTLDRKAQVAAARSLQEGLRELDKRRGWRGPFEHREVNAEKELKKREGGQFVTSTGDIATGLVLKVTAKEAIIKARGVMGKLPVDNAQWASKMIDPKTGKTAQIKNLSLDKILKVGDVVKVGFKSVQGSTVELTLEQEPEVEGAVVGIDPGTGFIRAMVGGYDYSRSEFNRAAYAKRQPGSAFKPVIYAAAMDNGFTPASMINDEEVTYKGGPRGDWTPENYDHKHYGPTRLRDALAYSRNVVTVKLVDTIGVDKIINFAREIGFQGDMPRNLSIALGSISVTPLELAMSYSVFDNSGVRMTPIAIKYMTDSQGRVLESNEPEGEQVIDPDTAFLITSMMQDVVNYGTGWRAKALGRPVAGKTGTTNDYRDAWFVGFTPDMVACVWVGFDDMRPLGNQETGARAASPVWVNFMKTLGTAEPSGFAVPEGIVSYPIDPANGLLARDESAGIKEYFKIGTQPREYSQNKPSVWETREPFRLDVD; encoded by the coding sequence GTGGGTAAGAAACGCCGAAAGGTCTTTTGGGCTGCGATACTGATAACCGCCGCAATCCTCACAGGTATCCTGACAGGAGGGTATATTGCCGTTGCCAAAGGTATCCCATCCATCGCCGAACTTAAGCAGTATAAGGCAATCCCCGGGACAAAGGTCTATGCCGACGATGACGCTCTCATCGGAGAACTCAAGATCGAAAAGGGCATCTTTGTCCCCCTTGACAGGATGCCCCGGCATTTGATCAATGCAGTGGTTGCTGTTGAGGACTCCCGCTTCTGGAAGCATAAGGGGATTGATTACCTTGCAATCCTCAGAGCGGCGATCAAAGACGTAATCCATGCGGGAATCAGGGAGGGAGGGAGTACCATCACTCAGCAGCTTACTAAAATCACTTTTCTGACATCCGAAAGGACAGTCCAAAGGAAGCTCAGGGAAGTGGCCCTGGCAACGAAGATAGAGAAGAACATGACCAAGAACGAGATCCTCGAACTCTATCTCAACAAGGTCTATCTCGGCCACGGGGCCTACGGGATGGAGATGGCTTCAAGGGTCTATTTCGGGAAATCCGTCACCCAGGTCACTCTCGCGGAAGCAGCCCTTCTCGCCGGGCTTATCAGGGCGCCTTCGATCTATTCCCCTTACAATAACCTGATGAAGGCCAAGGACAGGCAGGATACGGTCCTTACCCGTATGGAAGAGGAAGGGTTTATAAAGCGGGGGGAGAAAGAGAAGGCATTAAAACAGCCGCTCAATCTCTCGACGCTCCGCAGGGGACTCGAATCAAATAACTATTTTATTGAATACGTCAGGAAATACCTTGAAGACAGGTACGGCACGGAGACGGTGTACAAAGGCGGCCTTCATGTCTATACAACCCTTGACAGGAAGGCCCAGGTTGCGGCTGCACGGTCACTGCAGGAAGGTCTGCGGGAACTGGACAAGAGAAGGGGATGGAGAGGCCCCTTTGAGCACCGGGAGGTCAACGCTGAAAAGGAGCTGAAAAAGAGAGAAGGGGGACAGTTCGTCACAAGCACAGGAGATATTGCAACAGGTCTTGTTCTCAAAGTCACGGCAAAGGAGGCGATAATAAAGGCCAGAGGCGTTATGGGGAAATTGCCCGTCGACAATGCCCAGTGGGCAAGCAAGATGATCGACCCGAAGACAGGCAAGACAGCCCAGATAAAGAACCTTTCTCTTGATAAAATTTTGAAAGTCGGAGACGTCGTCAAGGTGGGTTTCAAATCAGTGCAGGGCAGCACCGTTGAGCTGACCCTCGAACAGGAACCCGAGGTCGAGGGTGCCGTTGTCGGCATAGATCCCGGCACAGGCTTCATCAGGGCGATGGTCGGCGGCTACGATTATTCGAGGAGCGAATTCAACAGGGCTGCCTATGCCAAGCGTCAGCCAGGATCTGCATTCAAGCCGGTAATATATGCCGCGGCCATGGACAATGGTTTCACGCCGGCCAGCATGATCAATGACGAGGAGGTAACGTATAAAGGCGGACCAAGAGGGGACTGGACCCCTGAGAACTATGACCATAAGCATTACGGTCCGACAAGGCTGAGGGACGCTCTGGCCTATTCGAGGAACGTGGTCACGGTAAAACTTGTCGACACGATCGGCGTTGACAAGATTATCAATTTCGCCCGGGAGATAGGGTTTCAGGGAGATATGCCCCGCAATTTGAGCATCGCCCTCGGCAGTATCAGCGTCACCCCCCTTGAACTTGCAATGAGCTACAGTGTATTTGACAACAGCGGGGTCAGGATGACACCCATAGCGATCAAATACATGACGGACTCCCAGGGGAGAGTCCTGGAGAGCAATGAACCTGAGGGAGAACAGGTGATAGACCCTGACACCGCCTTCCTGATAACATCGATGATGCAGGATGTCGTGAACTACGGGACCGGCTGGAGGGCCAAGGCCCTGGGAAGGCCTGTTGCCGGGAAAACCGGCACCACAAACGATTACCGGGACGCATGGTTTGTCGGCTTCACCCCTGATATGGTCGCCTGCGTCTGGGTCGGCTTCGATGATATGAGGCCCCTTGGTAATCAGGAGACAGGGGCAAGGGCCGCGTCGCCTGTATGGGTAAACTTTATGAAGACCCTTGGTACGGCGGAACCTTCGGGGTTTGCGGTGCCTGAAGGAATTGTCAGCTATCCCATTGACCCTGCGAACGGGCTCCTCGCGAGGGACGAGTCAGCCGGCATAAAAGAATATTTCAAAATCGGGACCCAGCCGAGGGAATACTCACAAAATAAGCCCTCTGTCTGGGAGACAAGAGAACCATTCAGACTGGACGTTGATTAG
- a CDS encoding 7-cyano-7-deazaguanine synthase — MAKAIALLSGGLDSTLAILVMLRQGVEITAVTFLTHFGCDISDSSSCSKNPFPAAEKFGFTVKLSHLADQFVEIVKNPVFGHGKNMNPCIDCRILMLREARDLMEMTGAHFVVTGEVVGQRPMSQRRDTLNMIDREAGLKGSVLRPLSAKLLAVTAPEKEGLVKREMLYGFSGRSRKPQMALAEELGLTDYPAPAGGCLLTEPNYSYRLRELLGHTPNPSLNDLHLLRVGRHFRLSQTCKTIVGRDEKENAAIESYAGNEDYLLRVEGSGSPTVLLSGEDSADFISLAASLCARYSDAKHLPEVDVTVVRGNGSSKARVVPAGDEVLINRRIGRPEKKHVVSRA, encoded by the coding sequence ATGGCAAAGGCAATAGCTCTCCTATCGGGCGGACTTGACAGCACCCTTGCAATACTCGTCATGCTGAGACAGGGGGTGGAAATCACTGCCGTCACCTTTCTCACACACTTTGGCTGCGACATCAGTGACAGCTCCTCCTGTTCGAAGAACCCCTTTCCCGCAGCTGAAAAATTCGGGTTTACCGTGAAGCTCAGCCACCTGGCCGATCAGTTCGTTGAGATCGTGAAGAATCCGGTTTTCGGACACGGCAAGAATATGAACCCCTGCATCGACTGCAGGATCCTCATGCTCAGGGAGGCGAGAGACCTCATGGAGATGACAGGTGCCCATTTTGTTGTTACCGGTGAGGTTGTCGGCCAGAGGCCCATGAGCCAGAGACGTGACACGCTCAATATGATTGACAGGGAGGCGGGGTTGAAAGGCTCTGTGCTCCGTCCCCTGAGCGCAAAGCTCCTCGCCGTCACCGCTCCTGAGAAGGAAGGGCTTGTGAAGCGTGAGATGCTGTACGGCTTCAGCGGCAGGTCGCGAAAACCACAGATGGCCCTTGCCGAAGAGCTAGGACTGACAGACTATCCGGCCCCTGCCGGAGGCTGCCTCCTGACCGAACCGAACTACTCATACCGGTTAAGAGAACTCCTTGGCCACACCCCCAACCCCTCCCTCAACGACCTCCATCTCTTGAGGGTAGGGAGACACTTCAGGCTCTCTCAGACATGCAAGACTATCGTCGGGAGGGATGAAAAAGAGAACGCGGCCATAGAGTCTTATGCGGGGAACGAGGATTATCTGTTACGGGTGGAAGGGTCTGGAAGCCCGACAGTGCTGCTGTCGGGAGAAGACTCGGCAGACTTCATAAGCCTGGCGGCCTCGCTCTGTGCTCGGTACTCCGACGCAAAGCATCTTCCCGAAGTGGACGTGACCGTCGTCAGGGGTAACGGTTCCAGCAAGGCACGCGTCGTTCCTGCAGGAGACGAGGTTCTCATCAACCGCAGGATAGGAAGACCTGAGAAGAAGCACGTTGTGAGTCGTGCCTGA
- a CDS encoding tetratricopeptide repeat protein: MTMKGVTSRMKGLGILVVLVVLLEIILPPSLHAQEEAYDKALQAYLKKDFKKTVRYLKEYVAVWPDAGAYYLMGYANYKLKNRKEAAECFREAYLIDPNFTPTSIGFGKEGKKR; encoded by the coding sequence ATGACGATGAAGGGTGTCACATCAAGGATGAAGGGTCTTGGGATCTTGGTTGTGCTCGTTGTTCTGCTGGAAATAATCTTGCCGCCATCCCTCCATGCGCAGGAAGAGGCTTATGACAAGGCTCTCCAGGCCTATCTCAAGAAGGACTTCAAGAAGACCGTCAGATATCTCAAGGAATATGTCGCTGTCTGGCCCGATGCCGGCGCTTACTATCTCATGGGCTACGCGAATTACAAACTCAAGAACAGGAAGGAAGCGGCCGAGTGCTTTAGGGAGGCCTATCTTATCGACCCGAATTTCACGCCAACGTCAATCGGCTTTGGGAAAGAAGGGAAGAAGAGATAG
- the rfaE1 gene encoding D-glycero-beta-D-manno-heptose-7-phosphate kinase — MKALFNNFRDARILVVGDIILDQYIWGKVSRISPEAPVPIVEVTDDTFRLGGAANVANNIASMGGKATVAGIVGRDRAGDIFRELAEERGVASALFEDSRPTIMKTRVIAHNQQVVRFDREEKSRISGKARVDLLAFMRHAIHEHDAVIVSDYKKGLVSPELIREILKHARARKKLVAVDPKVGHFPCYRGVSLITPNLVEASSGSGIEIKDERSLIRAGKTLMKRLSCASVLITRGEEGMSLFERETVTHIPTVARRVYDVTGAGDTVIATVALAFASGATLQEAASIANHAAGIVVGEVGTAVVTQEKLRKSLKSLMTNQGQASVRTI, encoded by the coding sequence ATGAAAGCTCTCTTCAATAACTTCAGGGACGCCAGGATACTGGTGGTAGGGGACATTATCCTCGACCAGTATATCTGGGGGAAGGTGAGCAGGATATCTCCGGAAGCCCCCGTCCCCATCGTCGAAGTTACCGACGACACCTTCAGGCTCGGCGGGGCCGCCAACGTCGCAAACAATATTGCGTCAATGGGGGGGAAAGCGACGGTGGCGGGGATTGTCGGCAGGGACAGGGCCGGTGACATCTTCCGGGAGCTTGCCGAGGAAAGGGGAGTCGCATCAGCGCTCTTTGAGGATTCCAGGCCTACGATCATGAAGACGAGGGTCATCGCCCATAACCAGCAGGTCGTCAGGTTCGATAGGGAAGAGAAGAGCAGAATCAGCGGGAAGGCCCGCGTCGATCTTCTTGCGTTCATGAGACATGCGATCCATGAACACGATGCCGTCATCGTTTCGGACTACAAGAAGGGATTGGTCTCCCCCGAACTGATACGGGAAATTTTGAAGCACGCAAGGGCCAGGAAGAAGCTCGTCGCCGTTGACCCCAAGGTCGGCCACTTCCCTTGCTACAGGGGGGTATCCCTCATAACGCCGAATCTCGTGGAGGCGTCGAGCGGTTCGGGGATTGAAATCAAGGATGAAAGGTCCCTTATACGGGCAGGCAAGACCCTTATGAAGAGACTCTCTTGTGCCTCGGTCCTGATCACACGGGGGGAAGAAGGGATGAGCCTTTTCGAGCGGGAGACGGTCACCCATATACCGACGGTGGCACGACGTGTTTATGATGTTACCGGCGCCGGGGATACCGTGATCGCCACTGTGGCCCTTGCCTTTGCCTCTGGCGCCACCCTGCAGGAAGCGGCTTCTATTGCGAACCATGCGGCGGGAATCGTCGTAGGAGAAGTGGGGACCGCAGTCGTGACCCAGGAAAAATTGCGCAAGTCCCTCAAGTCCCTCATGACAAACCAGGGTCAGGCGTCAGTCAGAACCATTTGA
- the hisF gene encoding imidazole glycerol phosphate synthase subunit HisF gives MLAKRIIPCLDVKDGRVVKGVSFVNLRDAGDPVENAKFYDGQGADELIFLDITASHEKRKIILDVVEKTATDVFMPLTVGGGIKSLDDIRDLLRAGCDKVSINTTAVKDPYFISRAAERFGSQCVVVAIDAKRVGGTMSDATGELWCEMEQFRDVCIELPKAGEETLWAISTHGGRRMKLINAVRWAKKMEDLGAGEIMLTSMDRDGTKDGYDLELTRAISEAVAIPVIASGGAGTLEHLFEGFVYGKADAVLAASIFHFREYTVREAKEYLRSKGVLVRL, from the coding sequence GTGCTAGCTAAACGGATCATTCCCTGCCTCGATGTGAAAGACGGCAGGGTCGTGAAAGGGGTCAGCTTTGTCAATCTGAGGGATGCCGGTGATCCTGTGGAGAACGCAAAGTTTTATGACGGACAGGGGGCTGATGAACTCATCTTCCTCGATATCACCGCATCCCATGAGAAGCGGAAGATCATTCTTGATGTTGTCGAAAAGACTGCTACGGATGTCTTTATGCCACTGACCGTTGGCGGTGGGATAAAGAGCCTTGATGATATCAGAGACCTTCTCCGTGCGGGCTGCGATAAGGTCTCTATCAACACGACGGCCGTGAAAGACCCTTACTTTATCAGCAGGGCGGCAGAGCGATTCGGGAGCCAGTGCGTCGTTGTCGCCATAGACGCAAAGCGGGTTGGCGGCACGATGTCCGATGCCACCGGTGAACTATGGTGCGAGATGGAGCAGTTCAGGGATGTCTGCATCGAACTCCCGAAGGCTGGCGAAGAGACATTATGGGCGATCTCAACCCATGGCGGGAGACGGATGAAGCTCATCAATGCAGTCAGATGGGCAAAGAAGATGGAAGACCTTGGGGCAGGGGAGATCATGCTGACGAGCATGGACAGGGACGGCACAAAAGACGGTTATGACCTGGAGCTCACACGGGCGATATCGGAGGCCGTTGCGATTCCTGTCATCGCCTCGGGCGGCGCAGGCACTCTTGAGCATCTCTTCGAAGGGTTTGTTTATGGAAAGGCCGACGCAGTTCTTGCGGCGTCAATATTTCATTTCAGAGAATACACGGTCAGAGAGGCCAAGGAGTATCTGAGATCGAAGGGTGTCCTGGTGAGGCTTTAA
- the nfi gene encoding deoxyribonuclease V (cleaves DNA at apurinic or apyrimidinic sites): protein MRWPGDLGDAKRIQESLGEEVKIVALTRRPLLIAGVDAAFSGGLVIGVASLYRYPAMVPLEDAHAVLEVLFPYVPGFLSFREGPAIIDAVKALRTRPDVIIFDGQGIAHPKGVGIASHLGVLLNVPSIGCAKSRLVGEYEEPGTKKGAWSPLLYKGKIVGAVLRTRENVKPVFVSPGHRITLRETIQIVLSCLKTYRIPEPLRRADLLSRELKSRYV, encoded by the coding sequence ATGCGCTGGCCCGGAGACCTCGGCGATGCAAAGAGGATTCAGGAGAGCCTCGGGGAAGAAGTAAAAATAGTGGCCCTGACAAGAAGGCCGCTGCTGATTGCGGGCGTTGATGCGGCCTTCTCCGGAGGTTTGGTCATCGGGGTCGCCAGTCTCTATCGATATCCTGCGATGGTCCCTCTGGAAGACGCTCATGCTGTCCTTGAGGTCCTCTTCCCTTATGTCCCAGGTTTTCTGTCCTTCCGTGAAGGCCCTGCCATTATCGATGCGGTCAAGGCTTTGAGAACGAGACCTGACGTTATCATCTTTGACGGCCAGGGGATTGCCCATCCTAAGGGGGTAGGGATTGCATCTCATCTGGGCGTGCTCCTCAATGTCCCTTCCATTGGCTGCGCCAAGTCGAGACTTGTCGGAGAGTATGAGGAGCCTGGCACGAAGAAGGGAGCGTGGTCTCCCTTGCTGTACAAGGGCAAGATTGTCGGAGCAGTGCTCAGGACAAGGGAGAATGTGAAGCCGGTCTTTGTCTCTCCCGGCCACAGGATTACGCTGAGGGAGACGATTCAGATCGTTCTCTCGTGCTTAAAGACCTACAGGATACCTGAACCTCTGAGGAGGGCGGATCTTCTCTCGAGAGAGCTAAAGAGCAGGTATGTGTGA
- the rsxC gene encoding electron transport complex subunit RsxC: MGLLTFKGGIHPPDKKDLAKDVPIKQSRIPQRVVIPLSQHTGAPCKPVVSINQEVKKGELIGEPGGFVSAPVHSSVSGKVIAIGEFPNAMGRMVSSVVIENDGKEEWAILRDNPDYMNLLPDELKEKVKAAGIVGLGGAAFPTAVKLSPPKEKPIDTVIINGAECEPYLTADYRLMVEKPDEIIEGLKILMKTLTVKKGFVGIEDNKPEAIAKMKEAAKGEPSIEVCDLEVKYPQGAEKMLIKATSGRHVPPRGLPMDVGVVVQNVGTALAIYEAARYGKPLIERVVTVTGEGITAPSNLMVRVGTLISALIEECGGLKGETGKVIAGGPMMGFALSSLDIPVTKGTSGVLVIPGEAIEHAEDFEPCIRCGRCVDICPMGLTPSMLSVLSEKGRYEEAKEYNLFDCFECGSCAFVCPSKRPIVQLVRLAKSLTKP; this comes from the coding sequence ATGGGTCTGTTGACGTTCAAAGGGGGAATACACCCTCCTGACAAGAAAGACCTAGCAAAAGATGTTCCCATAAAGCAGTCAAGAATCCCACAGAGAGTAGTGATTCCTTTGAGCCAGCATACGGGAGCACCCTGCAAGCCGGTCGTTTCGATCAACCAGGAGGTGAAGAAGGGTGAGTTGATCGGTGAGCCCGGAGGCTTTGTCTCTGCCCCCGTCCACTCGTCGGTCTCAGGCAAGGTGATCGCGATCGGAGAGTTCCCTAATGCCATGGGCAGAATGGTGAGTTCCGTTGTCATAGAGAACGACGGAAAAGAAGAGTGGGCGATATTAAGGGATAACCCCGATTACATGAACCTCCTGCCTGATGAGTTGAAGGAGAAGGTTAAGGCTGCGGGGATCGTCGGTCTTGGCGGGGCGGCTTTTCCGACGGCAGTGAAGCTCTCGCCGCCGAAGGAAAAACCGATCGACACGGTCATCATCAATGGCGCTGAGTGCGAACCCTACCTTACCGCCGATTACCGGTTGATGGTGGAAAAACCGGATGAGATCATTGAGGGACTCAAGATATTGATGAAGACGCTCACTGTGAAGAAAGGCTTTGTCGGTATAGAAGATAACAAGCCTGAAGCGATAGCGAAGATGAAAGAGGCCGCGAAGGGGGAACCGAGTATTGAGGTCTGCGATCTCGAAGTCAAATATCCCCAAGGCGCAGAGAAGATGCTCATAAAGGCGACCAGCGGCAGGCACGTCCCGCCCAGAGGGCTTCCCATGGATGTCGGGGTGGTCGTGCAGAACGTAGGGACCGCCCTCGCTATCTATGAAGCGGCACGCTACGGCAAGCCTCTCATAGAGAGGGTCGTCACCGTGACTGGCGAAGGGATCACCGCTCCTTCCAATCTCATGGTGCGTGTAGGGACACTGATCTCTGCACTTATAGAGGAATGCGGAGGTCTCAAGGGCGAAACGGGCAAGGTCATTGCAGGCGGACCCATGATGGGCTTTGCCCTCTCTTCCCTTGATATACCGGTGACAAAAGGTACCTCAGGAGTCCTTGTCATTCCCGGTGAGGCCATCGAACATGCAGAGGATTTCGAGCCGTGCATCAGGTGCGGAAGGTGCGTCGATATTTGCCCTATGGGACTTACCCCATCCATGCTGAGCGTGCTTTCGGAAAAAGGCCGCTACGAAGAGGCAAAGGAATATAATCTCTTCGACTGTTTTGAATGCGGTTCCTGCGCCTTCGTATGCCCTTCGAAAAGACCGATTGTGCAGCTCGTGAGGCTGGCAAAGTCCCTGACAAAACCATGA
- a CDS encoding RnfABCDGE type electron transport complex subunit D: protein MEVAKKEQLIVTVSPHIKSEETVSRIMWSVTVSLLPAFFMGLYFFGPKALFVTALCVITAVFSEYIVERSLNRKVTISDGSAFLTGLLLGMNLPPSLWSFSPFTAHVPVIGSFVAVVIAKQLFGGLGYNVFNPALIGRAFLLISFPKAMTIWTAPTAAFAALDAKTTATPLGILKEEGVGKLLEVFGDKTNLYSQLFLGHRAGSLGETSAIALLIGAAFLLYKRYITWHIPFSFLGTAALLAWVFGGKDPHTGKMILLAGDPVVHLLSGGMLLGAFFMATDYVTCPTVKMGQIVFGIGCGALTMLIRLKGGYPEGVMFAILIMNCLAPLLDRGFRTKVFGAVSVKEMKR, encoded by the coding sequence ATGGAGGTAGCGAAGAAAGAGCAATTGATCGTAACGGTCAGCCCTCACATCAAGAGCGAAGAGACCGTGAGCAGGATCATGTGGAGCGTTACCGTCAGCCTGCTCCCTGCCTTTTTCATGGGTCTCTATTTCTTCGGCCCAAAGGCCCTCTTTGTCACGGCCCTTTGCGTCATTACCGCCGTTTTTTCAGAATATATTGTCGAGAGGTCGCTGAACCGGAAAGTGACGATAAGCGATGGCAGCGCCTTTCTCACAGGCCTTCTCCTCGGCATGAATCTTCCGCCTTCCCTCTGGTCCTTCAGCCCCTTCACCGCTCATGTGCCGGTTATCGGTTCCTTTGTTGCAGTCGTGATAGCAAAACAGTTGTTCGGCGGACTTGGATACAACGTCTTTAACCCCGCCCTTATCGGCAGGGCGTTTCTTCTGATATCCTTCCCGAAGGCAATGACCATATGGACAGCGCCGACAGCAGCGTTTGCGGCCCTTGACGCAAAGACAACAGCCACACCCCTCGGAATCCTGAAGGAAGAGGGTGTCGGGAAACTCCTGGAGGTCTTCGGTGACAAGACGAACCTCTACAGCCAGCTCTTCCTGGGGCACAGGGCAGGGTCCCTCGGCGAGACATCTGCAATTGCCCTGCTGATTGGTGCAGCCTTTCTCCTTTATAAGAGATATATCACATGGCACATCCCTTTCTCCTTTCTTGGGACTGCAGCCCTCCTGGCCTGGGTATTCGGCGGCAAAGACCCCCATACGGGCAAGATGATCCTCCTGGCAGGCGACCCTGTTGTGCATCTTTTGAGCGGCGGTATGCTTTTGGGGGCCTTTTTCATGGCGACGGACTATGTGACCTGCCCGACGGTGAAGATGGGACAGATAGTCTTCGGCATCGGCTGCGGCGCACTGACCATGCTCATACGATTGAAGGGCGGCTATCCCGAAGGAGTCATGTTCGCGATCCTCATCATGAACTGCCTCGCGCCTCTCCTCGACAGGGGATTCAGGACAAAGGTCTTTGGAGCCGTATCGGTGAAGGAGATGAAGAGATGA
- a CDS encoding phosphomannomutase/phosphoglucomutase — translation MTIAPKIFREYDIRGVWGKDLSPESVSAIGRAFAWYLKKNLSKDALTVTVGRDVRLSSPAMFDHLAEGLTTSGIDVVDIGSCPTPLQYFSLYHLNVDGGIMITGSHNPPEFNGMKLSMGKDTLYGKSIQELKRIIEAGEGTEGSGDLRTYDIIPAYTDHLRKLFGRFERIKVVVDAGNGTGGLVAPSLLRFLGCEVTELYCEPDGTFPNHHPDPVVPENVLDLIAKVKSEKAHLGIGYDGDSDRIGVVDEDGEIVWGDRLMVIFARDILEQNPGATVIGEVKCSQTLFDDIKEHGGNPIMWKVGHSLIKSKMKETSALLAGEMSGHLFFADRYFGYDDAIYASLRLIEILSRRGKPYSLKGLLSGVPSTVSTPEIRLDCPDELKFMVMEKAKAEFCDYPLFDIDGIRINFGKGWGLIRASNTQPALVMRFEAEDRESLEKIQRLVEERLKNFF, via the coding sequence ATGACGATCGCACCGAAGATATTCCGCGAATATGACATACGAGGTGTCTGGGGAAAGGACCTGTCGCCGGAAAGCGTCTCTGCAATCGGCCGGGCTTTTGCCTGGTATCTGAAGAAGAATCTCTCGAAGGATGCGCTTACTGTCACCGTGGGGCGCGATGTCCGGTTGAGTTCTCCTGCCATGTTTGACCATCTCGCCGAGGGGCTCACAACAAGCGGCATCGACGTTGTTGACATTGGCTCGTGCCCGACACCACTCCAGTATTTTTCGCTCTACCATCTCAACGTCGACGGTGGGATCATGATTACCGGCAGCCACAATCCTCCGGAGTTCAATGGGATGAAATTAAGCATGGGGAAAGACACCCTCTATGGGAAGAGCATTCAGGAGCTGAAGAGAATCATCGAAGCTGGTGAGGGAACGGAGGGTTCCGGAGATCTCAGGACATACGACATCATCCCTGCATACACCGATCATCTCAGAAAACTTTTCGGACGATTTGAACGGATCAAGGTGGTGGTGGACGCAGGAAACGGGACAGGAGGACTTGTTGCTCCTTCCCTTTTACGGTTCCTCGGGTGCGAAGTGACCGAGCTCTATTGCGAACCTGACGGCACCTTCCCGAATCATCATCCCGACCCTGTTGTTCCTGAAAATGTCTTGGACCTGATAGCAAAGGTGAAGTCGGAAAAGGCTCATCTCGGGATCGGCTATGACGGTGATTCAGACCGTATCGGGGTGGTGGACGAGGATGGCGAGATCGTCTGGGGTGACCGGCTGATGGTCATTTTCGCGCGAGACATACTCGAGCAGAACCCCGGCGCAACGGTAATCGGAGAGGTGAAATGTTCTCAGACCCTCTTTGATGATATCAAGGAGCACGGCGGGAATCCCATCATGTGGAAGGTAGGCCATTCTCTGATCAAGTCCAAGATGAAGGAAACATCCGCGCTCCTTGCGGGAGAGATGAGTGGCCACCTTTTTTTTGCCGACCGCTACTTCGGATATGACGACGCGATCTATGCGAGCCTCAGACTCATTGAGATCCTTTCAAGAAGAGGTAAACCCTATTCCCTCAAGGGCCTCCTCTCCGGCGTCCCTTCTACGGTCTCGACACCGGAGATACGGCTGGACTGCCCCGACGAGCTAAAATTTATGGTGATGGAAAAGGCGAAGGCGGAGTTTTGTGATTATCCCCTTTTCGATATCGACGGGATCAGAATCAACTTCGGCAAAGGGTGGGGGCTCATCAGGGCTTCGAACACCCAGCCGGCCCTCGTCATGAGATTCGAAGCAGAAGACCGTGAATCACTTGAGAAGATACAGAGACTCGTTGAGGAGCGTCTGAAGAACTTCTTTTAA